A stretch of Electrophorus electricus isolate fEleEle1 chromosome 3, fEleEle1.pri, whole genome shotgun sequence DNA encodes these proteins:
- the si:dkeyp-114g9.1 gene encoding uncharacterized protein si:dkeyp-114g9.1 — MAHHNTTRESALLEQFSRLYATADEDINTYEQNASLGNGDSSTGLVHLSDEVLILILRQLDPVSLLRLGSTCRLLFRVCSCNSLWTRHFQDSFGVGLPHTAASHTVTAKAAFRLVFMWKALFRNVHCNRSLQAKLFAGTPFPPHEYWAQWLVLEERVPLPSVRLPRGDVEKLWGIPPDLFRERLQETSEECELLKFEWRELYNMALGHHGSVALVFWHVLSQHHGNDHSELESMYHQYTQCRFQWLFTYWLFRQPPPFSRQLRAIYLQWRRYSKKKVTNWGETLCDVRYLASLHPITSDYWRGKLARGDENVGIHTVVNYFSMCKSLVAWILGRDWGRLKRRKVYEDTLEGVYMLLKQEMQETLVEHERFWQAAKVQMSRVCMLEEAAANYVGWKMIGTLPYYKLYLVSGNEVYLEHVRGFLCRKRQIHDWMYLEENTWLRELLPDEIYSLLEFDTKILQGSLHGDSLSAQLSRLLWLYLHSGQLLYLETVKGLVQQIAHTQLGFLTSRALPQGLQGVWV; from the exons ATGGCACACCACAACACGACCCGGGAGAGCGCGTTGCTGGAACAGTTCTCTAGACTATACGCTACCGCGGACGAAGACATTAACACATACGAACAAAACGCCTCTCTAGGAAACGGTGACAGTAGCACCGGTTTGGTGCATTTGAGTGACGAGGTCCTTATTCTTATTTTGAGGCAGCTAGATCCGGTATCTCTGTTGAGGCTCGGCAGCACATGTAGGCTATTGTTCCGAGTTTGTTCCTGTAACTCCCTGTGGACTCGACATTTCCAG GATTCGTTTGGGGTAGGCCTACCACACACCGCAGCCAGTCACACCGTCACGGCCAAAGCCGCCTTCCGTTTAGTTTTTATGTGGAAAGCTCTCTTCAGAAACGTCCACTGTAACCGGTCGCTCCAGGCCAAGCTGTTCGCAGGAACGCCGTTCCCGCCTCACGAGTACTGGGCCCAGTGGCTCGTGCTGGAGGAGCGCGTGCCGCTGCCCTCAGTTCGCCTTCCACGCGGCGACGTGGAGAAGCTGTGGGGCATCCCGCCGGACCTCTTCAGAGAGAGACTCCAAG AGACATCAGAAGAATGTGAACTCCTCAAATTTGAATGGAGGGAGCTGTATAACATGGCTCTTGGTCATCATGGAAGTGTCGCCTTGGTCTTTTGGCATGTTCTCAGTCAGCATCATGGCAATG ACCACTCTGAGCTGGAGTCCATGTACCACCAGTACACCCAGTGCAGATTCCAGTGGCTCTTCACTTACTGGCTCTTCCGCCAGCCCCCTCCGTTCAGCCGGCAGCTGCGTGCCATCTACCTGCAGTGGAGGCGGTACAGTAAGAAGAAGGTGACGAACTGGGGAGAGACCCTGTGTGACGTGAGGTACCTGGCCTCACTGCACCCCATCACCAGTGACTACTGGAGGGGCAAGTTGGCTCGGGGAGACGAGAACGTGG GAATTCATACAGTGGTAAACTACTTCTCCATGTGCAAGTCACTAGTGGCCTGGATCTTGGGTCGCGACTGGGGCCGACTGAAGCGCAGGAAG GTCTACGAGGACACCCTGGAGGGTGTGTACATGCTACTGAAGCAGGAGATGCAGGAGACCCTGGTAGAGCACGAGAGGTTCTGGCAGGCGGCTAAAGTCCAGATGAGCCGCGTGTGCATGCTGGAGGAGGCAGCCGCCAACTACGTGGGCTGGAAGATGATCGGCACGCTTCCCTACTACAA GCTGTACTTGGTGTCTGGCAACGAGGTCTACCTGGAACATGTGCGAGGCTTTCTATGCAGGAAGAGGCAGATCCATGACTGGATGTACCTGGAAGAGAACACTTGGCTTAGAGAGCTCCTCCCAGATGAGATCTACTCACTGCTGGAATTTGACACCAAGATCCTCCAAG GTAGCCTACACGGCGACTCTCTGAGCGCCCAGCTCAGCCGCCTCCTCTGGCTCTACCTGCACTCTGGGCAGCTGCTCTATCTGGAGACTGTGAAGGGCTTGGTCCAGCAGATTGCGCATACTCAGCTGGGCTTCCTCACCAGCAGGGCACTCCCTCAAGGGCTCCAGGGCGTCTGGGTTTAG